A window of Sphingobacterium sp. SRCM116780 contains these coding sequences:
- a CDS encoding helix-turn-helix domain-containing protein, translating to MVSKQDLEIFRIRIIADIEQLLEVSHSHSKDEFDWLRSKAIRKMMDISPATLQNLRITGKIRHKKIMGSYYYSRIDLLKLFEDEN from the coding sequence ATGGTATCAAAACAAGATCTTGAAATATTCAGAATAAGAATAATTGCAGATATAGAACAATTATTGGAAGTTAGTCATAGTCATTCCAAAGACGAATTTGACTGGTTAAGAAGTAAGGCTATCAGAAAAATGATGGACATATCTCCCGCAACCTTGCAGAACTTAAGAATCACTGGAAAAATCCGCCACAAAAAGATCATGGGCTCTTATTATTACAGCAGAATAGATCTACTAAAATTATTTGAAGATGAAAACTGA